The following proteins are co-located in the Solanum pennellii chromosome 1, SPENNV200 genome:
- the LOC107008599 gene encoding uncharacterized protein LOC107008599 isoform X1 encodes MEEDETVFVVLKIVTFFWLCGHVHYYMMGTEDKTLFCFCHWGGKNKVLPDGSTSYVGGITDQIIVKTGIKYNDFVNAVFDRLGIDPSDKVLQFTVKFDRAQLIRLRDQEGVNTLLQFNDGFAHVYASSSEKEPNSEVAPNMATTRISTTEVEAVSLGSAEEEQVSADTPIPATSNQWITDGTPDAAANWSELLVGEGQAFENADAFRLAVFKFSIANRFHYRILHNKPRYISIHCAADGCPWKVSAGVEKKSQNVSIRKFVDSHSHPPLDSSQLKPRIRMKWLGGIMQEDILGSPDCLPRKVCEDAEKNLAIKLTYRQAWSVKQRIREAINEKSGESYKLIPWLCNRLVEAMPGTIATWSCTEENRFKRLFVSYDCSIRGFDVGCRPLIFVDVYNLNELHNSSFIVASALDADNEMYPLSYGILLSMNEEDLMWFLEKLKLVLQNREVVVVSGTSLPFLSSLDKMFGDENHSFCFHCVKENFNNFIDGNTAFKVQGRGKEIALKYLSDIAYARTLDSYNEALGKICSFRRELYDWVIASQPERWSNALFRKPRWDHLNCKSTDSLNSFIEEEKFVHVLELMEAYHEKLYMLLQSNKLKIEQWNLPIGPRVAEKIFENQKAGDNLAVTVLSDVEFKLQELQGREEVVNLKLWTCTCLEWQMTGIPCSHACNAITMTSMNIYQYVADWYKRETQQHIYAEVMDELAKFDIPHPDDIISSASSGNDVVLCPLSPHIKRPPGRPRKEPKGLQVETVKRPIRCSKCGGVGHNKRSKCSSAAQ; translated from the exons ATGGAAGAAGACGAAACAGT GTTTGTAGTTTTGAAGATTGTTACCTTTTTTTGGCTCTGTGGTCATGTACACTACTACATGATGGGAACTGAAGATAAGACACTGTTTTGTTTCTGTCATTGGGGTGGGAAGAATAAGGTGCTTCCAGATGGATCCACTTCGTATGTAGGAGGAATTACGGATCAGATTATTGTGAAGACAGGCATAAAGTACAATGATTTTGTGAATGCAGTCTTTGACCGATTAGGCATTGATCCTTCAGATAAGGTCCTGCAGTTTACAGTGAAGTTTGATAGGGCCCAATTGATACGGCTGAGAGACCAAGAAGGTGTCAATACTCTGTTACAATTTAATGATGGTTTTGCCCATGTTTATGCATCAAGTTCGGAGAAGGAGCCTAATTCTGAAGTTGCTCCTAATATGGCTACCACTAG GATTTCAACCACTGAGGTTGAAGCGGTTTCTCTTGGAAGTGCAGAGGAAGAACAAGTGAGTGCTGATACACCGATTCCTGCAACGTCGAACCAATGGATCACTGATGGAACTCCAGATGCTGCTGCCAACTGGAGTGAATTACTTGTCGGGGAAGGACAAGCTTTTGAAAATGCAGATGCTTTTCGGCTTGCAGTTTTCAAGTTCTCGATTGCGAATAGATTTCACTACAGAATTCTGCACAATAAACCTAGATATATTAGCATCCATTGTGCTGCTGATGGCTGCCCTTGGAAAGTAAGTGCTGGCGTCGAGAAGAAATCTCAAAATGTATCCATTAGGAAATTTGTTGATTCTCATTCACATCCTCCTCTAGATTCATCGCAACTGAAACCTCGTATCAGGATGAAGTGGTTGGGGGGAATCATGCAAGAAGACATATTGGGCAGTCCTGATTGTTTGCCTCGTAAAGTGTGTGAGGATGCTGAGAAGAATTTGGCTATCAAATTGACCTACCGTCAGGCTTGGAGTGTGAAGCAGAGGATTAGGGAGGCAATCAATGAGAAGTCAGGTGAATCCTATAAACTGATTCCTTGGCTATGCAATCGCTTAGTTGAGGCAATGCCTGGAACTATTGCTACATGGTCCTGCACCGAAGAAAACAGATTCAAGAGGCTCTTTGTGTCATATGACTGCTCAATACGTGGGTTCGATGTTGGATGCAGGCCTTTGATATTTGTTGATGTTTACAACTTGAATGAGCTGCACAACAGCTCCTTTATAGTTGCTTCTGCTTTGGATGCGGACAATGAGATGTATCCTCTATCTTATGGCATTCTCCTATCCATGAATGAGGAAGATCTTATGTGGTTTCTAGAAAAGCTAAAGCTCGTTTTGCAAAACCGCGAGGTCGTCGTAGTGTCTGGCACGAGTCTCCCTTTTCTCTCCAGCTTGGACAAAATGTTTGGTGATGAAAACCACAGTTTTTGTTTTCATTGCGTGAAAGAGAATTTTAATAACTTCATCGATGGTAATACTGCCTTTAAAGTGCAGGGTAGAGGTAAGGAGATTGCACTTAAGTACTTGAGTGACATTGCCTATGCACGAACACTAGATAGTTATAATGAGGCCCTAGGCAAGATCTGTTCTTTTCGCAGGGAATTGTATGATTGGGTAATAGCCAGCCAGCCAGAACGTTGGTCAAATGCCTTGTTTAGGAAACCTCGGTGGGATCATCTGAATTGTAAATCTACAGATTCTCTGAACTCTTTTATAGAGGAAGAGAAGTTTGTACATGTCCTGGAGTTGATGGAGGCTTATCATGAGAAGCTTTATATGTTATTACAGAGTAACAAGCTCAAGATCGAACAATGGAACCTTCCAATTGGTCCTCGGGTTGCTGAGAAGATCTTTGAAAACCAAAAAGCCGGTGATAACCTAGCAGTGACGGTTCTATCAGATGTTGAGTTTAAATTGCAGGAACTGCAGGGTAGAGAAGAAGTTGTAAACCTCAAACTCTGGACATGTACATGTTTAGAGTGGCAAATGACTGGCATTCCATGCAGCCATGCTTGCAACGCGATTACTATGACCAGTATGAACATCTATCAGTACGTTGCGGATTGGTACAAGAGGGAGACACAACAACATATATATGCTGAAGTTATGGATGAAC
- the LOC107008599 gene encoding uncharacterized protein LOC107008599 isoform X2, whose translation MMGTEDKTLFCFCHWGGKNKVLPDGSTSYVGGITDQIIVKTGIKYNDFVNAVFDRLGIDPSDKVLQFTVKFDRAQLIRLRDQEGVNTLLQFNDGFAHVYASSSEKEPNSEVAPNMATTRISTTEVEAVSLGSAEEEQVSADTPIPATSNQWITDGTPDAAANWSELLVGEGQAFENADAFRLAVFKFSIANRFHYRILHNKPRYISIHCAADGCPWKVSAGVEKKSQNVSIRKFVDSHSHPPLDSSQLKPRIRMKWLGGIMQEDILGSPDCLPRKVCEDAEKNLAIKLTYRQAWSVKQRIREAINEKSGESYKLIPWLCNRLVEAMPGTIATWSCTEENRFKRLFVSYDCSIRGFDVGCRPLIFVDVYNLNELHNSSFIVASALDADNEMYPLSYGILLSMNEEDLMWFLEKLKLVLQNREVVVVSGTSLPFLSSLDKMFGDENHSFCFHCVKENFNNFIDGNTAFKVQGRGKEIALKYLSDIAYARTLDSYNEALGKICSFRRELYDWVIASQPERWSNALFRKPRWDHLNCKSTDSLNSFIEEEKFVHVLELMEAYHEKLYMLLQSNKLKIEQWNLPIGPRVAEKIFENQKAGDNLAVTVLSDVEFKLQELQGREEVVNLKLWTCTCLEWQMTGIPCSHACNAITMTSMNIYQYVADWYKRETQQHIYAEVMDELAKFDIPHPDDIISSASSGNDVVLCPLSPHIKRPPGRPRKEPKGLQVETVKRPIRCSKCGGVGHNKRSKCSSAAQ comes from the exons ATGATGGGAACTGAAGATAAGACACTGTTTTGTTTCTGTCATTGGGGTGGGAAGAATAAGGTGCTTCCAGATGGATCCACTTCGTATGTAGGAGGAATTACGGATCAGATTATTGTGAAGACAGGCATAAAGTACAATGATTTTGTGAATGCAGTCTTTGACCGATTAGGCATTGATCCTTCAGATAAGGTCCTGCAGTTTACAGTGAAGTTTGATAGGGCCCAATTGATACGGCTGAGAGACCAAGAAGGTGTCAATACTCTGTTACAATTTAATGATGGTTTTGCCCATGTTTATGCATCAAGTTCGGAGAAGGAGCCTAATTCTGAAGTTGCTCCTAATATGGCTACCACTAG GATTTCAACCACTGAGGTTGAAGCGGTTTCTCTTGGAAGTGCAGAGGAAGAACAAGTGAGTGCTGATACACCGATTCCTGCAACGTCGAACCAATGGATCACTGATGGAACTCCAGATGCTGCTGCCAACTGGAGTGAATTACTTGTCGGGGAAGGACAAGCTTTTGAAAATGCAGATGCTTTTCGGCTTGCAGTTTTCAAGTTCTCGATTGCGAATAGATTTCACTACAGAATTCTGCACAATAAACCTAGATATATTAGCATCCATTGTGCTGCTGATGGCTGCCCTTGGAAAGTAAGTGCTGGCGTCGAGAAGAAATCTCAAAATGTATCCATTAGGAAATTTGTTGATTCTCATTCACATCCTCCTCTAGATTCATCGCAACTGAAACCTCGTATCAGGATGAAGTGGTTGGGGGGAATCATGCAAGAAGACATATTGGGCAGTCCTGATTGTTTGCCTCGTAAAGTGTGTGAGGATGCTGAGAAGAATTTGGCTATCAAATTGACCTACCGTCAGGCTTGGAGTGTGAAGCAGAGGATTAGGGAGGCAATCAATGAGAAGTCAGGTGAATCCTATAAACTGATTCCTTGGCTATGCAATCGCTTAGTTGAGGCAATGCCTGGAACTATTGCTACATGGTCCTGCACCGAAGAAAACAGATTCAAGAGGCTCTTTGTGTCATATGACTGCTCAATACGTGGGTTCGATGTTGGATGCAGGCCTTTGATATTTGTTGATGTTTACAACTTGAATGAGCTGCACAACAGCTCCTTTATAGTTGCTTCTGCTTTGGATGCGGACAATGAGATGTATCCTCTATCTTATGGCATTCTCCTATCCATGAATGAGGAAGATCTTATGTGGTTTCTAGAAAAGCTAAAGCTCGTTTTGCAAAACCGCGAGGTCGTCGTAGTGTCTGGCACGAGTCTCCCTTTTCTCTCCAGCTTGGACAAAATGTTTGGTGATGAAAACCACAGTTTTTGTTTTCATTGCGTGAAAGAGAATTTTAATAACTTCATCGATGGTAATACTGCCTTTAAAGTGCAGGGTAGAGGTAAGGAGATTGCACTTAAGTACTTGAGTGACATTGCCTATGCACGAACACTAGATAGTTATAATGAGGCCCTAGGCAAGATCTGTTCTTTTCGCAGGGAATTGTATGATTGGGTAATAGCCAGCCAGCCAGAACGTTGGTCAAATGCCTTGTTTAGGAAACCTCGGTGGGATCATCTGAATTGTAAATCTACAGATTCTCTGAACTCTTTTATAGAGGAAGAGAAGTTTGTACATGTCCTGGAGTTGATGGAGGCTTATCATGAGAAGCTTTATATGTTATTACAGAGTAACAAGCTCAAGATCGAACAATGGAACCTTCCAATTGGTCCTCGGGTTGCTGAGAAGATCTTTGAAAACCAAAAAGCCGGTGATAACCTAGCAGTGACGGTTCTATCAGATGTTGAGTTTAAATTGCAGGAACTGCAGGGTAGAGAAGAAGTTGTAAACCTCAAACTCTGGACATGTACATGTTTAGAGTGGCAAATGACTGGCATTCCATGCAGCCATGCTTGCAACGCGATTACTATGACCAGTATGAACATCTATCAGTACGTTGCGGATTGGTACAAGAGGGAGACACAACAACATATATATGCTGAAGTTATGGATGAAC